Proteins encoded together in one Sporichthyaceae bacterium window:
- a CDS encoding IS110 family transposase, whose protein sequence is MLAEIVDAVVGVDTHRDTHEVEIATPGGAAIATCQISNDSTGYAELLAWIVDHAPGPRLVVSIEGTRSYGVGLARAVSASGLIVVECEQPNRKARRGKGKSDPIDAHLAVLAALRLDADALPTPRADGDREALRILLGARNELTTAGTAQTNRLRALLLGGGDDTDRGLSRGTLTDAVLADLARRRAPREASREQAVRHAEIRRVALALRDGARALKTNRAQLHAIVNDLAPGLTERRGVGPVSAAQAIVSFSHPGRCRNDAAFAALGGISPLPASSGRTVRHRLNRGGDRALNRAIHTIAVTRMRCCPDTQAYVARRTAQGKTSKEIRRCLKRYIARQLYRALNSAMTSTAAHIATESS, encoded by the coding sequence ATGTTGGCAGAAATCGTCGATGCCGTGGTCGGTGTCGACACTCATCGAGACACCCATGAGGTGGAGATCGCGACCCCGGGCGGGGCGGCGATCGCCACCTGTCAGATCAGCAACGACAGCACCGGCTACGCCGAGCTGCTGGCCTGGATCGTCGACCACGCCCCCGGGCCGCGGCTGGTGGTGTCGATCGAGGGGACCCGTAGCTACGGGGTCGGACTGGCCCGCGCGGTCTCCGCCTCCGGGCTGATCGTCGTGGAGTGTGAGCAGCCCAACCGCAAGGCCCGCCGCGGTAAGGGCAAGTCCGACCCGATCGATGCACACCTGGCCGTGCTGGCCGCGCTGCGCCTGGACGCTGACGCACTGCCCACCCCTCGCGCTGATGGTGATCGCGAGGCGCTGCGGATCCTGCTGGGCGCCCGCAACGAGCTGACCACCGCCGGCACCGCGCAGACCAACCGGCTACGCGCGCTGCTCCTGGGTGGTGGGGACGACACCGACCGTGGCCTGTCCCGGGGCACGCTCACTGACGCCGTCCTCGCCGACCTTGCCCGGCGCCGGGCACCGCGCGAGGCCAGCCGTGAGCAGGCCGTGCGGCACGCCGAGATCCGCCGTGTTGCCCTCGCCCTCCGCGATGGTGCCCGGGCGCTCAAGACCAACCGCGCCCAGCTGCACGCCATCGTCAACGACCTGGCCCCGGGCCTGACCGAGCGTCGCGGGGTCGGCCCGGTCAGCGCCGCGCAGGCCATCGTGTCGTTCTCCCACCCCGGGCGGTGTCGCAACGACGCCGCGTTCGCCGCCCTGGGCGGGATCAGCCCGCTACCAGCCAGTAGCGGCCGCACCGTGCGGCACCGGCTCAACCGGGGCGGGGACCGGGCCCTGAACCGGGCGATCCACACCATCGCCGTCACCCGGATGCGGTGCTGCCCCGACACCCAGGCCTACGTCGCCCGGCGCACCGCCCAGGGCAAGACCTCGAAGGAGATCCGACGCTGCCTCAAGCGCTACATCGCCCGCCAGCTCTACCGCGCCCTCAACTCCGCGATGACCTCCACCGCAGCGCACATCGCGACCGAGTCCAGCTGA